A part of Candidatus Bathyarchaeota archaeon genomic DNA contains:
- a CDS encoding PIN domain-containing protein codes for MRYLANTTFLIDLVNGDEGALEVAKECDEVNEAVGLSVVSIEEYLRGVYYLYWENKEVLKRRLASAERDLSAFEILPITREIAVKAAEIDADLIKRGETLSLADILIAATAINHNLILLTRNIEHFKRISKIKIESY; via the coding sequence ATGAGATATCTAGCTAATACAACCTTTCTAATCGACCTAGTTAATGGCGATGAAGGGGCATTGGAGGTTGCTAAGGAGTGCGATGAAGTAAATGAAGCCGTCGGGCTTTCCGTGGTCTCCATAGAGGAATACCTAAGAGGAGTGTATTATCTCTATTGGGAGAACAAAGAAGTTTTAAAGAGAAGACTCGCTAGTGCTGAGAGAGATCTAAGCGCCTTTGAAATACTACCAATAACCCGCGAAATAGCTGTTAAAGCTGCAGAGATAGACGCAGATTTAATTAAGAGGGGGGAAACATTGAGTTTAGCTGATATATTAATTGCGGCGACAGCCATAAACCATAACCTAATACTGTTAACGCGGAACATTGAGCACTTTAAAAGGATTTCTAAAATAAAGATCGAGAGCT
- a CDS encoding antitoxin VapB family protein, whose protein sequence is MGKVVMLSDEVYEQLSRMKGPKESFSDVIKRLLKYRPKLTEIAGSKTITVEDWKKLGEVFKIQKDMDEERKRHLLRSIGK, encoded by the coding sequence ATGGGAAAGGTTGTAATGTTGTCGGATGAAGTATATGAACAGCTAAGTAGAATGAAAGGACCTAAAGAATCTTTCTCAGATGTAATAAAGAGGCTTCTAAAGTATAGACCTAAGCTTACTGAGATTGCTGGAAGCAAGACTATTACGGTCGAAGATTGGAAGAAGTTGGGTGAAGTTTTCAAGATCCAGAAGGATATGGATGAAGAGAGAAAAAGACACCTGTTGAGGTCAATTGGCAAATGA